GATGCATCATCACATTATTTAAGTTTCATTAAAAATCATAAATTAAACAACCAGCAGAGAAATATATTTCTGAATCATCTTGGTTAGCTGTCTTTAAATACAGTGCAAACATTATTTGTACAATAAAACGTATAAACGCATGCCCCACAAATCTTTAAATGGCATGCACCATAAAGAGATTACTAATTCATAAGGACGTGCCACTGTGCAGAAAAAGTATCCTGGAATATACCTTTTAAAACTATCAGGCCTTAATCCCTTTGAATAACTGGTTCCTTAGGTAAAGGTTACAAAAAAGTGACTTTCCATCTACTTTTAGGAAGTAAAGGCCTTATATGGAAGCAGGACTCCCCTGTTGATTCTTACTTGAGAACTCATGCCACTGACAATCACGAATGTTCCAGCAGGTATACATCTCCTGCTGCTATGAATAAAATCTGTTGGTTTTGTGATCAGTTTGAGATATTTCAGTTGTAAACACATTTATAGTAGGTTTGAATGTTTTTACACTTACCCACTTTCCTGTAGCACCTCACTAGGATCTAGGGCTGTTTCTGGGGTATCTTCAGTTGGGTTTTGTTCAGGTTTCTCCTCTGGATGCTCAGCGTTTGTTTTCTCTGATTCTAGATGCTCAGTTGTCCGCTCAATTTCATCAGATAGCTCCTTTGCTGTGGATTCAGAGAGCTCAATGACCTCATCTTTGATTTTTGCGGGTTCTTCAGGCTCGGCTTGATGCACAGCAATTTCTGGGCTACTTTTTGGCACTGGATGCTCTTCAGGGGGCTCCTCTCTGATTTCTCCCGGCTCCTGTGTCTGCTCGTGAATTTTATGAGGTTCTACAAGATCTACGTCAGGATGTATTGTGTTGATGGCTGTATTTTCCTGAGTGATCAGCTCTGGTCCCAGAGGAGCAGCTACCTCCTCAGTAGGAGTGACAAACTCCCGTTGAGGAGACTCCAGAGAAGGGAGGGGTCTGAGGAAACAATGTGAGAGAAGAAGAGAGTGTTGGGAGAATACTTTCAATTTGCACCACATGTAAAAGAAACGACTGACAAATAACAAATGTTCGTGTTTGTCAAGGTAGAGCAGTCTGTGTGTTTTTAACAAGTGCCATATATAAAAGtgagtgtgcgtgagtgtgttgGTGCACAATGTCAAACCGTGTTTGTTGCATGGAAAAGTGGGGGGAAAAGCCCCATTCTAGTTGTGCAGCGATATCGCAGCTGATGTCATCTTTTCAATATAAAGGGCAGCATTACTTCCAGTAATGGCCTCGACATCTGCCCCAAGCTGCACTGCTGTAGTCAACACAAAGTGCAGCAGTGTGCTTACCTCCTCATTCATATTCATTGTGAGCCGCTCTCTTCAACAACACTCTAAACAAGGGTTCGACATTGTGTCACTGGAGGGCTATAAACAAGTGAAGCCACACTAACAACTTTAAAGTACTTGGCAATTGTTTTAAAGACATTTGTCTATGTAAAATATAATGTATAATCTGTATTTTTCCAGTGGTTCTTTATTGTTGAAAAGTTCAATGCACCCAAAAAGTAGtaatttcattaggtacacattGCACAATACATCTTCAATATCAAAAATGCAATTATGGTCATTTAATATTAAACGGAACTTATGATGAatattaatctacatttaaaaacaCTGCCTTGTTTACGAGATAATATTTACCAGTATTggacatgcatccatccatccatccatccatccatccatcttcttccgcttatccgaggtcgggtcgcgcgggcagcagcctaagcagggaagcccagacttccctctccccagccacttcgtctagctcttcccgggggatccccaggccagccgggagacatagtcttcccaacgtgtcctgggtcttccccgtggcctcctaccggttggacgtaccccaaacacctccctaggtaggcgttcgggtggcatcctgaccagatgcccgaaccacctcatctggctcctctcgatgtggaggagtagcggctttactttgagttcctcccggatggcagagcttctcaccctatctttaagggagagccccgccacacggtggaggaaactcatttcggccgcttgtacccgtgatcttatcctttcggtcatgacccaaagctcatgaccataggtgaggatgggaacgtagatcgaccggtaaattgagagctttaccttccggctcagctccttcttcaccacaacggatcggtacaacgtctgcattactgaggacgccgcaccgatccgcccgtcgatctcacgatccactcttccctcactcgtgaacaagactccaaggtacttgaactcctccacttggggcagggtctccttcccaacccagagatggcattccacccttttccgggcgagaaccatggactcggacttggaggtgctgattctcattccggtcgcttcacactcggctgcgaaccgatccagtgagagctgaagatcccggccagatgaagccatcaggaccacatcatctgcaaaaagcagagacctaatcctgcggccaccaatccggaacccctcaacgccttgactgcgccttgaaattctgtccataaaagttatgaacagaatcggtgacaaaggacagccttggcggagtccaaccctcactggaaatgtgttcgacttactgccggcaatgtggaccaagctctgacactgatcgtattGGATATGCGTTGGATGTAAATTTTGCTTGAGTCACTTGTATAACCTATTTTGAGTCTGTCTGGATAATGTTCTGATTGTGGAGGCGTTCCCATgcagattgcaaatgaaatcaCTTTTTCCTCTCCAAAAGCAATCctaatttatcttttgaaaatgttctATTTCAATATACATCTGAAAGTCATCGCGGCTATTCTTTTTCAGACATGGTCGAAAATAAACTTTGTAAAGGTTATATACATTCACACAGTTAGggtacattaggtacacctgcacacttgcCAATTGATTCAGAGAGtgcatttaaaaaattgtttctagccgcatttatgtcactgcatgtcgcACATTGGTGATATTAAGCACATGCCACGTTTCgatgaaaacatttatttttcgtACCATTATGTCTTTACTAATGGCCTGAAACTTTGGCTGAGAGCTTGATTTATTGTCTAAATGAGTTTGTCCACCAGACTGCAAAACACCATAACAGAGGCATACAAACCAAAATACACTACCTCATGATTTGACACCTTAGCATTATTTACCATGAGTATCCAACATTACACAAAACACAATGCTACATAGGCTCCCTTTAACTGTTAGAGGTATTTAACAATAAGTGTATCGTTGTAGTTGTAGTTAGCagggatgttaaaggcctactgaaacccactactaccgaccacgcagtctgatagtttatatatcaatgatgaaatattaacattgcaacacatgccaatatggccggtttagtttactaaattacaaatttaaatttcccgcggcgtttcctgttgaaaacgtcgcggaatgatgacgcgatgatgacgcgtgtttgtgacgttattggttggaggggacatattagcccagcaccacttacggctaaaagtcgtctcttttcatcgcacaattacacagtattttggacatctgtgttgctgaatcttttgcaatttgttcaattaataatggagaagtcaaagtagaaagatggagttgggaagtttttagcctttagccacacaaacacacagtgtttccttgtttaaaattcccggaagtgaagctttactatggatcagggcggtcaagcgaacatggatcccgactacatgtcaaccagcagttttcggtgagaaaattggggaaataagtcgcctcttaccggagatcagcggagtcaGCGTCCTCCTTCAGCTGccatgacttctctcagagactctggcgtcaaaacacccatggccacacccctccgactttaaggtactatttaactcactaaaacactagcaacacaataggcagataagggatttgccagaattatcctagtaaatgtgtctaaaaccttctgaatcgctctcactgccctcgtcttttttttttcttttctaggccttcactctaaattttctcatccacaaatctttcatcctcgctcaaattaatggggaaattgtcgctttctcggtccgaatagctctagctgctgctggctatgattgtaaacaatgtcaggatgtgaggagccctacaaccagtgacgtcacgcgcacatcgtctgctacttccggtaaaggcaaggcttttttattagtgatctaaagttgcgaactttatcgtcgatgttctccactaaataatttcagcaaaaatatggcaatatcgcgaaatgatcaagtatgacacatagaatggacctgctatccctgtttaaataagaaaatctcatttcagtaggcctttaacagctgTTTATAACAGTTCATATTTCTAAACATACCGTGAAATAACATACATGGTAGCATTATCATCTTTTTAGGAGCAGAGGTTTTGATGTAGCGCTTGTACTGGACTATATTGTGAGCAGTGAGCTTATATTCTCAGTTCGCTGTAGATTGTCTTGAGtagatgataataaaaaatatcattgTCACAAGGTTAACCCAAGAAATGCATCTACTGTAACTTTTGTTTACTCTCTCACCATCAGAACTAAAACCCAATTCATAATtactttaaacattatttttcaaGCTGCTACATCTCTTGTAAAGTATTCTGTTAAGTCTTCTTGTAAAGTAATTTTGcttctttagttaaaaaaaacaacaaaaaaaaatttaaatgcccCCTCATACTCTTGTGTTTACCTTATGTCTGTTCTCTCTTGTTCAGTCTGAGGGTCAGAAGCAGCTTCTCTTAGAGCGTGTATCCAGTTTGTATCTGGTTCTTGTGCCGTGAGTCCAAAAGGAGAGTTCTCTGACACATGTAAAGACCCAGACTTGCAGGCTGGGGTTTGTATCACCTCAGCTGGTGGATTTGGCAGGGAGATGTGATCATGAAGTTTGTCAGAATGGGAAAAGTCTGCCTGAGAGACCGATGTAACATCTTCTTGGCTGGGTGTATCTGTGGCTTTGTTGGGTTGTGGCTGGataattgtgtcattttccatatTTTTCAAAAGAGCACTGTTGCCATTAGAAGGCCAAGACGCATTTTCGGTGATGTTTTCAGACTGTTCTGAAACATCAATTGATCCTGGGTCTTTGTCTTTCATAACCTCATCTTTGTCGATTGCTTTATTGTCTATTACTTTTATCTCCCTACTGCACACTGCCTGGAAACCATCATTTTCTTCATCTAAAGCTGCATTGTTTCCCCTTGCAGTCTCATCTACATGAGATCCATTTATGGCCTTTTGTGCTACTGAACCATTTTGTGTGGCTGAGCTTTTATTGGAGCATTGCGGCTCAAGAGACTCACATACTGTATCCGGTATTTTACACCCTTCAGTTTCACTCTTGTGGGTTTTCACAGCCTGAGCAGCACTGTGATCCTTTTCTACTGCATTGCATATTTTTTCAAGCATCTTGTCATCCTGGTTGGCACTTTGACATGAGTCGGTATAAACATCATCACTATTAGTCACAACTTCAGTCAAAACAGAAAAACCTAAAGGTAAAAAAGCACAATCCTCTGATAAAGAATCAACAGAAAGAGTGCTTTCTACAAAGACAAAATGGTTTTCCTGTAGGTCTGCAGAAGAATCTGTTTGGTTGCTTTCCGGCTGACCTTTACTATCGACACAATTCAACAATTCCTTGTCATGTATTAAATCTGGTCCTACCCCCCGTATTCCCAACCCAGACTTTTTACTATTACTCACCTCTTGCTGCAAGGGTGTTTCTGTTTGCTCTAAGCCATTTTGTCCAATAGTGCCTCCAGAAACATCAATCTTGTCAACACCTAGAATCACCTGTGATTCCTTCTTCTCAACTTTTGCCAGAGCAACCACTTCCTCAGTGGTATTGTTGTCACCACTTAACAAATTTTGCCTCTCCGTTGTCTCTAAAGACCCATTGTTTCCTTTTACAAGCTCTGGAATAACAAAAGCAGGAGCTTGAATCGGTTTACTCTGGCAATTTGCCTTTCCTTCATCTTCAAATGTGTCCACACCACTACCTGTCATTCCATCCGATGCATACTTGGATCCCAAACTTTGCTCCTGTTTCTTCTCTTTATAAGCCAAATTGCTCATTTCAATGTTTGAAAAAGAACCCATTGATATGTCGTTGTTGTCCTTAGGCTTCTTTTCTTCTGTTAAAGTCTGGTTAGAGATATCACCAAGTTCACGCTTTCCTGTTTCCTGTTCAACATCTGTATCAGACTCTTTACTCTGTTTTGTCATCGCATTGCCTGTCTGCAGTTTGCCGCTCTCTTTTTTCTTTCCATTATCATGCTGCTGATCTTTCTCACTGAGTGACACAGAAGTTAGGTTGGCCATGTTCTGTTTCTCTTTGATAACGCACAGTTCAACTGTATCACAAGGCTTGTTAGAGATGAGGGTGCGGTCTACTTTATCTTGGATCATTACATCATTTGCCAGTACACATTCAACTCCAGGAGGTTGTTTTTCCTCTTGTAAAATTTTAATTTTATCATCAGCTGTCAAAGAGGTGATAAACTCAACATCATTCTTTCTATTTGCCtgtgtcaaaccatttttttctgCTCCACCATTATTTTCTCTGTGTTCCTTATCCTCTGCCGAATACATACCGGTATATGTCTTATTGACCAAGCTATCGTCACAGTCAGGAAGCGCAACATCACATCCATCGACCACCTCCAAGTGACTCAACATTGGGCCTGTCGGCTGCAGCATCAGAGGATTACTGGCACATTTCTTAATAATAGGAATTGACCGCTCAGGGGCTGCCACCTCTGATATTTCTGACTCATCCCTTATTAGTTGAACAGGTGCCTCAGACTTTCGGTCTATCTTAGATTCAATCGGATCTATGCTAGAAAGTGCATGAGCGGGTAGTTTATCAATCTCAGGTGGAAGCTGAAAGCTGAGGTCCCTGGGCTTTGTCTGAGGAGGGACTGAACAGCTCAACACCCCAGTTTCAGCATTAGAATTGCCATCCGTCTCAGTTGAGAGCTGTATGTCAGGTGACTCAGTAAATACATCATCCGTAGGTTTAGAGCAAACATTGCTGGCCGCAGGCACACAACTTGAACATTGTCTTTCATCGACCACACACCCATCACTTTTTATCTCTGGCGGCATGTCAAGTTTGATTGGTTCTATGCTGTCCATGTTAAGCTCACCCTTTTCCCTCacctcttcctgttttgttgacaccTCATCAGGATTTTTGTTTGGGTGCTCAACAATTGACTTGGTTAAATTCTCTGGTTCTTGATGGTCACCAATTAACATCTCTGGTTCTAGGTGCTCTGTTGTCGTCGTACTTTGTCCAGAGGACTCCTTAGATGGTTCATCAAATTCTACTTTATTCTTGTCGACTTCTATGGGCTCCTCTGTGGTTTTTGCTGGTTCTGTTGGCACTATGGTTTTTTCATGAAGGCCACCATGTTCTGTATTAGTAACTTTGTTTACTGTTAGTCTTTGAGGGGAATTTAAACTGTTTTCACATGTTGGATGCATTTCAACATTCTTGGCGCTATCTTCTGCATCTATGTCAATAATAGTCTTCTCCGGCTTTGGTGTATCTCCTGAGCTCTGATTAGGTGCATCATTTTTGGTAGATGTTGCCTCAGTGCAGCTTTCTGGCTTCTTTAAGCCAAAGTAGTCTTGGAAAATGTAGCTGGCTTCAGCAACAGGATGATGCAAACTTTCGTGTACTATCAATGGAGGCAACAAAGCACATCCCAGTACTGGCATTGACATGTTTCTCACCTCTACAGTGGCACTTTGATCTTCTTTCACGTCGTCTGCAAAGCGAACTCTGTTCCTTCCTTCACTTTTATCACATGCAGACTTACCCCCACTCCGAACCACACTGTATGTTTGGTTCTGAGCCTCTTCTTGAGTCTTGCTTGCTCTCTCGGTTGTTTCAGCATGCACCTGTTGATTGTTGCTTTCTGAAGTACCGGTAAGTGAAGTCTCAGTGATGGCTGACTCTTCACGTGAGAATCCCGAAGTAAGTGGCTCCTCTGTATTCAGATTGTGTTGGACGCTTTCTCCGCTTGCTTTATTGCTTTGTTCCCTGCGAGGTAATAGAAGTGAAAATGCTGCAGTAAGCTCCTCCTCAATGCACAGGCTCTCTGTGGCAGAAATGACCGGTTCGCCCCTGCACAGTGACTTCAGACATGACTCTGCAACATCGGTGGGAGGACGCATCTCTGTCTCAGCGGCCGACGCCCCTCTAGCAGCCCCATCCGGAGGGCTGAATAAACTGCACTCTGCCACTCCTCCCTCCACTCCTGCAGCACTATCATTCAGATGATCAGCACCAGCAAATATCCCATGGGGTGAATAATCAAAATTGCTTTCCATCCAGAGTGCCTCTTTTTCTTTGTCGCCCTCTTCTGCTGGAGAATAATCTGCTTCTGCATTGCTCGTCTCTCTCCGTCCTTTAGCACAACTCTCAGCAGAAGTGTGTGGCATTTTGCTTTCTTCACTCACAGCCTGTGTGCCTTTGTTTGAGAGGCCAGATGAGCAACAGACAGCAGAGCGCTGAGAGGTACGATCCTGGAACCTTTTTCTCTCTCCGTTCCTTTCTGGATCTCTCTCTCCTTTTCCGATGGTTGCAATGGGCTCAGTAGCTACTCCCTCTAATGAATCATGGCTCACGCTTTCTCCCTCACTTTTTATCACTTCTCCCATCGTGGGTGTTGTTAGTGGCAACGCAGCAGCCTCCACTAAAGCATCTTCAATGCCCCTCTCAGTGAAACTCTCTCCCACACAAACTCGGATACTGGAAAATGAGCTGTCCAGTGTGTGTATCTGTGCTTTAGTGGTAACATTATTCTCATGTGCTTGTGTATCTAATTCATTATCTGAAACATCAGCTGTAGTTTGAACATGTGTTAGATTTTGTATATTttgcatgttgttattgttgccaTGTTGAGCATCTGTTATACTTTGGTTATCAAACATATTCAAGTGTGTGGGAACATGGTTATAAAGGGATGGACAAGTTAAGTCCTGTTGGTTAGGAGAAGATGATTGGGAGGTGTTTGGTTTTTCCTTGCACCAAAAGTCATCATTAGGCTGTGCTCCACACGTCATAGTGTCTGTGTTTGTCACTGAATGCGCACTGAGATTCCCTGTATTTATAAGATGGAAGGCCTGTAATTCATTTTCAGCTTGTCTGGCCGTCCTGGTCTCCACTTCAGTTCCGTTGTTCTTCTCtggttttttctttttcttgtgcTTCTTTTTGTCTCTCTTTTTTGCCTTTTTATTGTCCACAAGCTCACCCTGTGCACTTCTTACAGAAGATGTTTGTATGTCGTCCTCGGCATAAGTATTAAAACATGCTTGTTGTTCTGAACGCATTTCTTCAACTGCAGCTTTATCTTGAAAATAAAATTCACTATACTCACATACTTCTTGAATAGAATTGTTTGTCTTTTGATCAATCTCACTGGGATTGATGTTGCACATTTTTAAGTACGTACGTTCTACTTCTGCAGCTGTGTCTTCCTCCATAGCCGGTCTATTACAATCTATTGAGCTCATTTCTTCAGAAACtacatttaaatcagtacttAAAATATGTCCTTGCTTACTAAATACAGAATTCTCAGTCACTGCTGATGTGTCAAAATCAATAGTTGGAATTTTTTGCTTTCGCTGCTCTTCTTTTATTGTTTCTTCTTTTTTAGTTTGTGGATATTTATCCTGGCTCCCAATTGTTTTTATTTCGCTCTTTGTCTCAGGGTTCTCTGTCCCAAGTATGTAGTCCTTGAAACTAAACACAACTGTATCCATTTGCCTATCCGTTGTCTCAGTGTttccatgtgtatttttgtttatGAGGTTGCTATGTCCAGACTGGTCTTCAACTTGTGGTTGTGATGATGACTCATCAAACTTTTTAACAGTTACTTGCCCAGTTTTCCTATCCTCTCCGTTAGACTTTTCAGACTGTGAGCTGATGGACTCTTTGACTTTAGGAACACTGAGTGAGACCATTTGTTCCTCACATTCCTTGAAAGCTTCCTGAAGCTGCTGGTCGAGTAGCATGCAAAAAGGAGGGGTCAAGGGTTGACCAGC
This sequence is a window from Nerophis ophidion isolate RoL-2023_Sa linkage group LG09, RoL_Noph_v1.0, whole genome shotgun sequence. Protein-coding genes within it:
- the tacc2 gene encoding uncharacterized protein tacc2 isoform X6 — encoded protein: MRCFTPESREKPPVLCTAEAYDEKLTQKDAEVLLTASTSSQQSFPPQADVPVITGVEESRVAAEEAREDKEELEFPHDLLPNLDFSSELNIWESSLGLKASSGHRICEHDNPLLAGLQHQMEVSHPLVVLENRPQASDPLLTDAPPSPQPTVKPQPAGQPLTPPFCMLLDQQLQEAFKECEEQMVSLSVPKVKESISSQSEKSNGEDRKTGQVTVKKFDESSSQPQVEDQSGHSNLINKNTHGNTETTDRQMDTVVFSFKDYILGTENPETKSEIKTIGSQDKYPQTKKEETIKEEQRKQKIPTIDFDTSAVTENSVFSKQGHILSTDLNVVSEEMSSIDCNRPAMEEDTAAEVERTYLKMCNINPSEIDQKTNNSIQEVCEYSEFYFQDKAAVEEMRSEQQACFNTYAEDDIQTSSVRSAQGELVDNKKAKKRDKKKHKKKKKPEKNNGTEVETRTARQAENELQAFHLINTGNLSAHSVTNTDTMTCGAQPNDDFWCKEKPNTSQSSSPNQQDLTCPSLYNHVPTHLNMFDNQSITDAQHGNNNNMQNIQNLTHVQTTADVSDNELDTQAHENNVTTKAQIHTLDSSFSSIRVCVGESFTERGIEDALVEAAALPLTTPTMGEVIKSEGESVSHDSLEGVATEPIATIGKGERDPERNGERKRFQDRTSQRSAVCCSSGLSNKGTQAVSEESKMPHTSAESCAKGRRETSNAEADYSPAEEGDKEKEALWMESNFDYSPHGIFAGADHLNDSAAGVEGGVAECSLFSPPDGAARGASAAETEMRPPTDVAESCLKSLCRGEPVISATESLCIEEELTAAFSLLLPRREQSNKASGESVQHNLNTEEPLTSGFSREESAITETSLTGTSESNNQQVHAETTERASKTQEEAQNQTYSVVRSGGKSACDKSEGRNRVRFADDVKEDQSATVEVRNMSMPVLGCALLPPLIVHESLHHPVAEASYIFQDYFGLKKPESCTEATSTKNDAPNQSSGDTPKPEKTIIDIDAEDSAKNVEMHPTCENSLNSPQRLTVNKVTNTEHGGLHEKTIVPTEPAKTTEEPIEVDKNKVEFDEPSKESSGQSTTTTEHLEPEMLIGDHQEPENLTKSIVEHPNKNPDEVSTKQEEVREKGELNMDSIEPIKLDMPPEIKSDGCVVDERQCSSCVPAASNVCSKPTDDVFTESPDIQLSTETDGNSNAETGVLSCSVPPQTKPRDLSFQLPPEIDKLPAHALSSIDPIESKIDRKSEAPVQLIRDESEISEVAAPERSIPIIKKCASNPLMLQPTGPMLSHLEVVDGCDVALPDCDDSLVNKTYTGMYSAEDKEHRENNGGAEKNGLTQANRKNDVEFITSLTADDKIKILQEEKQPPGVECVLANDVMIQDKVDRTLISNKPCDTVELCVIKEKQNMANLTSVSLSEKDQQHDNGKKKESGKLQTGNAMTKQSKESDTDVEQETGKRELGDISNQTLTEEKKPKDNNDISMGSFSNIEMSNLAYKEKKQEQSLGSKYASDGMTGSGVDTFEDEGKANCQSKPIQAPAFVIPELVKGNNGSLETTERQNLLSGDNNTTEEVVALAKVEKKESQVILGVDKIDVSGGTIGQNGLEQTETPLQQEVSNSKKSGLGIRGVGPDLIHDKELLNCVDSKGQPESNQTDSSADLQENHFVFVESTLSVDSLSEDCAFLPLGFSVLTEVVTNSDDVYTDSCQSANQDDKMLEKICNAVEKDHSAAQAVKTHKSETEGCKIPDTVCESLEPQCSNKSSATQNGSVAQKAINGSHVDETARGNNAALDEENDGFQAVCSREIKVIDNKAIDKDEVMKDKDPGSIDVSEQSENITENASWPSNGNSALLKNMENDTIIQPQPNKATDTPSQEDVTSVSQADFSHSDKLHDHISLPNPPAEVIQTPACKSGSLHVSENSPFGLTAQEPDTNWIHALREAASDPQTEQERTDIRPLPSLESPQREFVTPTEEVAAPLGPELITQENTAINTIHPDVDLVEPHKIHEQTQEPGEIREEPPEEHPVPKSSPEIAVHQAEPEEPAKIKDEVIELSESTAKELSDEIERTTEHLESEKTNAEHPEEKPEQNPTEDTPETALDPSEVLQESGHHPQPVPLLDLSTLTSATPEKTPPASARLPLSAHSIAQSEDPCPPSAFPCHLLLRSSDSDGAFETPESTTPVKAPADLQSQLQTTDDKAEDNLVKDSSSDLTSDLLCHSTSTVFDEDRPIAASGAYNIEPLASESTSQPLTRSLSLQGGELDTSGLPDGSVTKGFRPHSESFSVGTESAPGTLRRPKKARPGSVKKKPLLRQNSNPERPSSTSSTPELIKRVKPQAVTQELEEGDSPRTSPTGTLRNTRKCCVETSPPPVPEENSNTEPEGSLAAPALPLCQEEKPLPSSPPLKEDLPLPPSTSYKWDPDNFDSIDPFKTGGSKIANSPVLGRKSPASALIASFPESPPIAAVRQPSLSATTEEPPFDPEEQPIVPKRESVRLEFDYAEENSEASYTGSSPPKKVGKKPGVKMPLRKPKLGLKKAHPAQIEQMDNLKSAHNGNVEEMPISKSSYNFESDKWDDPNFNPFSTKTHISSSPKATESSYSFDPDNSIDPFKSSKKMACSPPKASASFDLSSNEDVENDNDNIGELEDQNQNKPAKKKKTPIKSNTFRVKRSPKKSLLSDPSQDADDPASLQPQDDHATDEEKLASSTSHKWADLNSDQQEFPQPSDLTSFVESSLQSAVQDYEIEYMEKIGSSSPPLSVKKPSLYLQLDSLSDTLKDAHDPNSPCTGSFEEMEAKITAAMKTPTLSSRPGPEGSSGEKGRKREIEALSRTQSTERDEQPTSQEAPAAIPAMSLLDRLSECDDPVQYLEPDLAETNPNAFAQKLQEELVLAALRIEALRVAKNISKCPSLSNVTPQHRDVSCPSESSVSKNMLYARTAPSYIDGESPHLPKDLDHSLVIAREEVVTKEREVLEWQRKYEDSRLEVAEMRRIVAEYEKTIAQMIEDDQKEKSLSHHTIQQLIVEKDQALADLNSVEKSLADLFRRYEKMKDVLEGFRKNEEVLKKCAQEYLSRVRKEEQRYQALKIHAEEKLDKANAEIAQVRAKSKQEQAAHQASLRKEQMKVDSLERTLEQKNKEIEELTKICDELIAKMGKC